A stretch of Vespula vulgaris chromosome 5, iyVesVulg1.1, whole genome shotgun sequence DNA encodes these proteins:
- the LOC127064257 gene encoding uncharacterized protein LOC127064257 isoform X2, which produces MGIKVGDVVVRLNDQPISGLTHGQAHEALKLAGNNFVLGVQREEEARKALEAIPDENIVPYNISLADLPPVFPEKILSEETVLEKHEIAIERLPTPDKVEELPDKPKDANSEIIPNQNLTDEEIAQLILEEEELLPDKGVLGVNFKKLKPRATVLKGSKVLEELQHIATAPPPDVEERHHISTFLKKPDRPVPKAKPREPSEGEPYKVVIKKQSKKSVIARLVEKGLIPPGSLDTPEPTSEVKMYAPEESNEESNEIGTAVHEDEIDLPKLLPRSIRSNDFPDRTLDLVSIKTSTTNPNPPTCLPSLTRRSTIKPKRLYTRARYFERSLLGYRKDSDRITLAYLLELILGKSSPNGTFGRIRRRGRYVETYLEREDTWLKSMFKVFFAKKNDLTKGRRFSKPRYAERLLTNSLRGEFVERRKTARTQKRRLCPRARYFERVLAKDVRRFIELIKEISVRVDLGKFCIGGTGKEIRQGARRRSSFMRVKGRYLERCLARQDSCAIVSTLSSTLTGLIESTKRRSSEVGDDVPVKARSRRCSYDRAHYGERAIVRNLEILGNLAEKMTSKILGWREGRPTNDDLETSLSNSISYEEEGGGFSKFLRSTGEFVSAEVFHRGGRRLSRSSKVVKVDSPMESNGWLGSLGRLCGLDNGARFSDDSLKTCDEKIAREADYEARRLSFVPTVLYKGLTNHIDVDFTRLVAYTFVPCASVVLLYMYK; this is translated from the exons ATGGGTATAAAAGTGGGAGATGTCGTGGTAAGATTAAACGATCAACCGATCAGCGGTTTGACGCATGGACAAGCACACGAGGCTCTCAAACTGGCAGGCAACAATTTCGTTCTTGGTGTACAAAG GGAGGAAGAAGCTCGTAAGGCTCTCGAGGCTATACCCGACGAGAACATTGTCCCGTATAATATTTCG CTCGCAGATTTGCCGCCGGTTTTCCCGGAGAAAATTCTGTCGGAAGAGACGGTTTTGGAGAAGCACGAGATAGCGATAGAACGTTTACCGACCCCGGACAAGGTTGAGGAATTGCCGGACAAGCCGAAGGACGCCAACAGCGAGATTATACCGAATCAGAATCTCACCGACGAGGAGATCGCTCAATTGATTCTTGAGGAGGAAGAGTTGCTTCCCGATAAGGGAGTATTAGG GGTGAACTTCAAGAAGCTCAAGCCTCGCGCGACAGTGTTGAAAGGTTCGAAGGTTTTGGAGGAGCTTCAACACATCGCCACAGCTCCACCACCGGACGTAGAGGAACGTCATCACATTTCGACCTTCCTGAAGAAGCCGGATCGACCGGTACCAAAGGCTAAACCTCGCGAACCATCGGAAGGAGAGCCGTACAAAGTAGTGATAAAGAAGCAGTCGAAGAAGAGCGTGATAGCACGCTTGGTGGAGAAGGGTCTGATACCACCTGGAAGCCTCGACACACCTGAACCAACGTCCGAGGTAAAGATGTACGCCCCTGAGGAGTCTAACGAAGAGTCTAACGAAATTGGGACGGCCGTCCACGAGGACGAGATCGATCTCCCTAAACTTCTACCACGTTCGATCCGATCTAACGACTTCCCAGACCGTACTCTCGATCTCGTTTCCATTAAAACCTCGACTACTAATCCGAATCCTCCTACGTGTCTTCCTTCCTTAACCCGACGATCGACGATCAAGCCGAAGCGTCTCTACACGAGAGCTCGTTACTTCGAGAGATCTCTCCTCGGATATCGTAAGGATTCCGACAGAATCACCCTCGCCTATCTTCTCGAACTTATTCTGGGAAAATCTTCTCCCAATGGGACGTTCGGACGGATAAGAAGGAGGGGCCGTTACGTCGAGACCTATCTCGAACGAGAGGACACCTGGTTGAAATCGATGTTCAAGGTTTTCTTTGCTAAGAAAAACGATCTTACGAAGGGAAGAAGGTTCAGCAAGCCTCGATACGCCGAGCGACTCCTGACGAATTCTCTTCGAGGAGAATTCGTCGAGAGAAGGAAGACCGCGAGAACGCAGAAACGACGTCTCTGTCCTAGAGCTCGATATTTCGAGCGCGTCCTTGCGAAAGACGTTCGACGATTTATCGAACTCATCAAGGAAATTTCCGTTCGCGTAGATTTAGGAAAATTCTGTATTGGCGGTACCGGGAAAGAGATTAGACAGGGTGCTAGACGACGCTCGAGTTTTATGAGGGTCAAGGGTCGTTACTTGGAGCGTTGTTTAGCTCGGCAAGACTCCTGCGCGATAGTTTCGACGCTTTCTTCGACGCTGACGGGTCTTATCGAATCAACGAAACGTCGATCGTCGGAAGTTGGCGACGATGTCCCGGTTAAAGCTCGTTCGAGAAGATGCTCGTACGATCGCGCCCACTACGGTGAACGTGCGATCGTACGTAATCTCGAGATTCTCGGCAACCTGGCCGAGAAGATGACCTCGAAGATACTCGGTTGGCGCGAAGGTCGGCCAACGAACGACGACCTTGAAACATCTCTCTCGAATTCGATCTCCTAcgaggaggaaggaggaggattTTCCAAGTTCTTACGGTCCACCGGCGAGTTCGTCTCGGCCGAGGTGTTTCATCGTGGTGGCAGGAGACTCTCGAGATCGTCCAAGGTCGTCAAGGTCGACTCCCCCATGGAATCCAACGGCTGGCTCGGTTCGCTCGGTCGACTCTGTGGCCTTGACAATGGCGCTCGTTTCTCCGATGACAGCTTGAAGACGTGCGACGAAA
- the LOC127064257 gene encoding uncharacterized protein LOC127064257 isoform X1, whose protein sequence is MAINIKFTKFDNTPWGFRLAGGSDFPQPLTVIKVNEGSLAECMGIKVGDVVVRLNDQPISGLTHGQAHEALKLAGNNFVLGVQREEEARKALEAIPDENIVPYNISLADLPPVFPEKILSEETVLEKHEIAIERLPTPDKVEELPDKPKDANSEIIPNQNLTDEEIAQLILEEEELLPDKGVLGVNFKKLKPRATVLKGSKVLEELQHIATAPPPDVEERHHISTFLKKPDRPVPKAKPREPSEGEPYKVVIKKQSKKSVIARLVEKGLIPPGSLDTPEPTSEVKMYAPEESNEESNEIGTAVHEDEIDLPKLLPRSIRSNDFPDRTLDLVSIKTSTTNPNPPTCLPSLTRRSTIKPKRLYTRARYFERSLLGYRKDSDRITLAYLLELILGKSSPNGTFGRIRRRGRYVETYLEREDTWLKSMFKVFFAKKNDLTKGRRFSKPRYAERLLTNSLRGEFVERRKTARTQKRRLCPRARYFERVLAKDVRRFIELIKEISVRVDLGKFCIGGTGKEIRQGARRRSSFMRVKGRYLERCLARQDSCAIVSTLSSTLTGLIESTKRRSSEVGDDVPVKARSRRCSYDRAHYGERAIVRNLEILGNLAEKMTSKILGWREGRPTNDDLETSLSNSISYEEEGGGFSKFLRSTGEFVSAEVFHRGGRRLSRSSKVVKVDSPMESNGWLGSLGRLCGLDNGARFSDDSLKTCDEKIAREADYEARRLSFVPTVLYKGLTNHIDVDFTRLVAYTFVPCASVVLLYMYK, encoded by the exons ATGGCgattaacataaaatttacaaaattcgATAACACACCATGGGGCTTTCGACTAGCGGGTGGCAGCGATTTTCCACAGCCATTGACGGTCATCAAA GTTAACGAAGGGAGTCTTGCAGAATGTATGGGTATAAAAGTGGGAGATGTCGTGGTAAGATTAAACGATCAACCGATCAGCGGTTTGACGCATGGACAAGCACACGAGGCTCTCAAACTGGCAGGCAACAATTTCGTTCTTGGTGTACAAAG GGAGGAAGAAGCTCGTAAGGCTCTCGAGGCTATACCCGACGAGAACATTGTCCCGTATAATATTTCG CTCGCAGATTTGCCGCCGGTTTTCCCGGAGAAAATTCTGTCGGAAGAGACGGTTTTGGAGAAGCACGAGATAGCGATAGAACGTTTACCGACCCCGGACAAGGTTGAGGAATTGCCGGACAAGCCGAAGGACGCCAACAGCGAGATTATACCGAATCAGAATCTCACCGACGAGGAGATCGCTCAATTGATTCTTGAGGAGGAAGAGTTGCTTCCCGATAAGGGAGTATTAGG GGTGAACTTCAAGAAGCTCAAGCCTCGCGCGACAGTGTTGAAAGGTTCGAAGGTTTTGGAGGAGCTTCAACACATCGCCACAGCTCCACCACCGGACGTAGAGGAACGTCATCACATTTCGACCTTCCTGAAGAAGCCGGATCGACCGGTACCAAAGGCTAAACCTCGCGAACCATCGGAAGGAGAGCCGTACAAAGTAGTGATAAAGAAGCAGTCGAAGAAGAGCGTGATAGCACGCTTGGTGGAGAAGGGTCTGATACCACCTGGAAGCCTCGACACACCTGAACCAACGTCCGAGGTAAAGATGTACGCCCCTGAGGAGTCTAACGAAGAGTCTAACGAAATTGGGACGGCCGTCCACGAGGACGAGATCGATCTCCCTAAACTTCTACCACGTTCGATCCGATCTAACGACTTCCCAGACCGTACTCTCGATCTCGTTTCCATTAAAACCTCGACTACTAATCCGAATCCTCCTACGTGTCTTCCTTCCTTAACCCGACGATCGACGATCAAGCCGAAGCGTCTCTACACGAGAGCTCGTTACTTCGAGAGATCTCTCCTCGGATATCGTAAGGATTCCGACAGAATCACCCTCGCCTATCTTCTCGAACTTATTCTGGGAAAATCTTCTCCCAATGGGACGTTCGGACGGATAAGAAGGAGGGGCCGTTACGTCGAGACCTATCTCGAACGAGAGGACACCTGGTTGAAATCGATGTTCAAGGTTTTCTTTGCTAAGAAAAACGATCTTACGAAGGGAAGAAGGTTCAGCAAGCCTCGATACGCCGAGCGACTCCTGACGAATTCTCTTCGAGGAGAATTCGTCGAGAGAAGGAAGACCGCGAGAACGCAGAAACGACGTCTCTGTCCTAGAGCTCGATATTTCGAGCGCGTCCTTGCGAAAGACGTTCGACGATTTATCGAACTCATCAAGGAAATTTCCGTTCGCGTAGATTTAGGAAAATTCTGTATTGGCGGTACCGGGAAAGAGATTAGACAGGGTGCTAGACGACGCTCGAGTTTTATGAGGGTCAAGGGTCGTTACTTGGAGCGTTGTTTAGCTCGGCAAGACTCCTGCGCGATAGTTTCGACGCTTTCTTCGACGCTGACGGGTCTTATCGAATCAACGAAACGTCGATCGTCGGAAGTTGGCGACGATGTCCCGGTTAAAGCTCGTTCGAGAAGATGCTCGTACGATCGCGCCCACTACGGTGAACGTGCGATCGTACGTAATCTCGAGATTCTCGGCAACCTGGCCGAGAAGATGACCTCGAAGATACTCGGTTGGCGCGAAGGTCGGCCAACGAACGACGACCTTGAAACATCTCTCTCGAATTCGATCTCCTAcgaggaggaaggaggaggattTTCCAAGTTCTTACGGTCCACCGGCGAGTTCGTCTCGGCCGAGGTGTTTCATCGTGGTGGCAGGAGACTCTCGAGATCGTCCAAGGTCGTCAAGGTCGACTCCCCCATGGAATCCAACGGCTGGCTCGGTTCGCTCGGTCGACTCTGTGGCCTTGACAATGGCGCTCGTTTCTCCGATGACAGCTTGAAGACGTGCGACGAAA